A DNA window from Rhizobium acidisoli contains the following coding sequences:
- a CDS encoding molybdopterin-binding protein — MSRVITRRRFLIGSTLTASALGLSGCDALVESDRPKSVLKIAEGFSMKTQRFLLGDKALAREFSEADLSPVFRSNGTSMPDNPQYLDWMSRQFSTWRLDVGGLVEKPSQFSLAQLKAMPSRTQITRHDCVEGWSAIGKWTGLPLGALLQSVGLKPEARYIVFHCADEYEKTLDGSGWYYESIDLVDALHPQTILAYSMNGRDLEVAHGAPLRLRVERQLGYKQAKYLTRIEAVADLGRLYGGSGGFWEDRGYEWYAGI; from the coding sequence ATGAGCCGCGTGATCACCCGCCGCCGCTTCCTGATCGGCTCGACTTTGACCGCCTCCGCATTGGGATTGAGCGGCTGCGACGCATTGGTCGAAAGCGACCGGCCGAAGTCGGTTCTGAAGATCGCCGAGGGCTTCAGCATGAAGACGCAGCGCTTCCTGCTCGGCGACAAGGCGCTGGCCCGTGAATTCAGTGAGGCGGACCTGTCGCCGGTCTTTCGCTCCAACGGCACCAGCATGCCCGATAACCCGCAATATCTCGACTGGATGAGCCGGCAGTTCTCGACCTGGAGACTTGATGTCGGCGGTCTCGTCGAAAAGCCGTCGCAGTTCTCGCTGGCGCAGCTGAAGGCGATGCCGTCGCGTACCCAGATCACCCGCCACGACTGCGTCGAAGGCTGGAGCGCAATCGGCAAATGGACGGGGCTGCCGCTCGGCGCCTTGCTGCAATCGGTCGGGCTGAAGCCCGAGGCGCGTTACATCGTGTTCCACTGCGCCGACGAATACGAAAAGACGCTGGATGGCAGCGGCTGGTACTATGAGAGTATCGATCTGGTCGATGCGCTTCATCCGCAGACGATCCTTGCCTATTCGATGAATGGCCGCGACCTGGAAGTGGCGCATGGAGCGCCGCTGAGGCTCAGAGTCGAGCGGCAGCTCGGTTACAAACAGGCGAAATATCTGACCCGCATCGAAGCGGTCGCCGATCTCGGCCGGCTTTATGGCGGCAGCGGCGGCTTCTGGGAAGATCGCGGCTATGAATGGTACGCCGGGATATAA
- a CDS encoding cytochrome b/b6 domain-containing protein, with protein sequence MATIDARAKTGRMLIYRHSLAVRLSHWVNVLCLTVLLFSGLQIFNAHPALYWGQYGADNDPSFIAMEAVEDGDRAKGLTHVGSFTFNTTGFLGLSNVDGEATARGFPSWLTLPSYQDLSTGRRWHFFFAWLFVLNGSVYLLHGLISRHFRRDLAPEGKELTLAHLGQEVANHARLRFPKGAEARHYNTLQKLTYLAVIFLLLPLMVATGLTMSPGFNAVAPWLLDVFGGRQSARTLHFLTAFSLVAFVVVHVAMVILSGVFNNLRSMITGYYSIEQGDE encoded by the coding sequence ATGGCGACGATCGATGCCCGTGCGAAAACCGGGCGCATGCTCATCTACCGCCACAGCCTTGCAGTCCGGCTGTCGCATTGGGTTAACGTATTGTGCCTTACCGTGCTGCTGTTCAGCGGTCTGCAGATATTCAATGCGCATCCGGCGCTCTATTGGGGCCAGTACGGTGCCGACAACGACCCTTCCTTCATCGCCATGGAAGCCGTCGAGGACGGCGACCGGGCGAAAGGATTGACGCATGTCGGTTCCTTCACCTTCAATACGACAGGTTTCCTCGGTCTTTCGAATGTCGATGGCGAGGCGACAGCAAGGGGGTTTCCAAGCTGGCTCACGCTTCCCAGCTATCAGGATCTGTCGACCGGCCGGCGCTGGCATTTCTTCTTCGCCTGGCTCTTCGTTCTCAATGGCTCCGTCTATCTCCTCCATGGGCTGATCAGCCGGCATTTCCGCCGGGATCTCGCCCCTGAAGGCAAGGAACTAACGCTCGCCCATCTCGGCCAAGAGGTCGCCAACCATGCCCGGTTGCGCTTTCCCAAAGGAGCCGAGGCACGCCACTACAACACTTTGCAGAAGCTGACCTATCTCGCGGTGATCTTTTTGCTGCTGCCGCTGATGGTTGCGACGGGTCTCACCATGTCGCCGGGCTTCAATGCGGTGGCGCCCTGGCTGCTCGATGTCTTCGGCGGCAGGCAATCGGCCCGCACCCTGCATTTCCTCACCGCCTTCTCGCTCGTCGCCTTCGTTGTGGTGCATGTCGCCATGGTGATCCTGTCGGGTGTTTTCAACAATCTGCGCTCGATGATCACCGGCTATTACTCCATCGAACAGGGAGACGAATGA
- a CDS encoding pentapeptide MXKDX repeat protein gives MTKLFSSLAACTFIVGLSLAGAASAEDAMKSDTMKKDNMKTSTMSKDAMKMSGTKTDCMHKAGMEKDAMKKTDMMKACDAMK, from the coding sequence ATGACCAAGCTTTTTTCCAGCCTTGCCGCTTGCACCTTCATCGTCGGCCTTTCTCTCGCCGGCGCCGCGTCGGCTGAGGATGCGATGAAGTCCGATACGATGAAGAAGGACAATATGAAGACGAGCACGATGTCGAAGGATGCCATGAAGATGTCGGGCACCAAGACGGACTGCATGCACAAGGCCGGCATGGAAAAGGATGCGATGAAAAAGACCGACATGATGAAGGCCTGCGACGCGATGAAGTAG
- a CDS encoding sigma-70 family RNA polymerase sigma factor translates to MTTAHSEEALKALMLLSLDGDEAAYRRLLAALRLLLVGYYSRRMAAAAKADMEDLVQETLLALHSRRSTYDRERPFTAWFFSIARYKLIDHHRGRGGRRLAETELGEEIESDFSEDALTASVDVERLLHGLSPRQRELIRQVKLEGQSVADTASRTGQSESAVKVGIHRALKALAEKMRGTS, encoded by the coding sequence ATGACAACCGCCCATTCGGAAGAAGCCCTGAAAGCATTGATGCTTCTGTCCCTTGACGGGGACGAGGCGGCCTATCGGCGTTTGCTGGCGGCTTTGCGCCTGCTGCTTGTCGGTTACTACAGCCGCAGAATGGCGGCGGCGGCGAAAGCGGATATGGAAGACCTGGTTCAGGAGACATTGCTGGCACTGCATTCGCGCCGATCCACCTATGACCGGGAAAGGCCATTCACGGCCTGGTTCTTCTCGATCGCCCGCTACAAGCTGATCGACCATCATCGCGGCCGCGGCGGACGTAGGCTCGCCGAGACCGAGCTTGGCGAGGAGATCGAAAGCGACTTCAGCGAGGATGCGCTGACGGCCAGCGTGGATGTCGAGCGGTTGCTCCACGGGCTGTCACCGAGACAACGTGAGCTGATCCGGCAGGTGAAATTGGAGGGCCAGTCGGTCGCCGACACCGCAAGCCGTACGGGCCAGTCCGAATCGGCGGTGAAGGTCGGCATCCACCGGGCGCTGAAGGCGCTGGCAGAGAAAATGCGAGGCACATCGTGA
- a CDS encoding NrsF family protein: MTKTDDLIERLAGDLKPVPSDALRRRFALGIVPALGLSLLLMLTILGPRVDISDVLMLPVFWIKSAYNALIAVVALLAVYRLSRPDGSEGRFFDVLALIFAAMAAVAAIQLIMAPTETYPVLILGSSALHCPLLILGFALPVYAGAVWALRQAAPTDLRLTGFVAGIAAGAAGAWVYSWFCTENGMPFVLIWYSLGILLTGALGAVTGPRLLRW; this comes from the coding sequence GTGACAAAAACGGACGACCTCATCGAACGCCTGGCAGGTGACTTGAAGCCGGTGCCGAGCGATGCGCTGCGCCGCCGCTTCGCGCTCGGCATCGTGCCGGCGCTCGGGCTCTCCCTGCTGCTGATGCTGACCATTCTCGGTCCGCGGGTCGATATATCAGATGTGCTGATGCTGCCGGTCTTCTGGATCAAATCGGCCTATAATGCGCTGATTGCAGTCGTGGCGCTCCTCGCCGTCTATCGGCTTTCCCGCCCCGACGGTTCCGAGGGCCGCTTTTTCGATGTGCTTGCCTTAATCTTCGCCGCCATGGCGGCCGTCGCAGCCATCCAGTTGATCATGGCTCCAACCGAGACTTACCCGGTGCTGATCCTCGGCTCCTCGGCGCTCCATTGCCCGCTGCTCATCCTCGGCTTTGCCCTACCCGTCTATGCCGGCGCCGTCTGGGCACTGCGCCAGGCGGCGCCAACGGATCTGCGGCTGACCGGTTTCGTCGCCGGCATTGCCGCAGGCGCCGCAGGTGCCTGGGTCTATTCGTGGTTTTGCACCGAGAACGGCATGCCCTTCGTGCTGATCTGGTATTCCCTCGGCATCCTGCTCACCGGCGCGCTCGGCGCCGTCACCGGCCCTCGCCTGCTACGCTGGTAG
- a CDS encoding nucleotidyltransferase family protein, translated as MPIENDPQQRDLSELPSTKASVAIVILAAGKSSRMGRGGKHKLLAEFDGIPLVRRSALTALGSDAASVIVVTGHRRREIEAALSELPVTLVDNPDYADGMASSLIAGVLSKRADGADGILVMLADMPGISTVHINALISTFRNAGGEAVVRAVSGGKPGNPVVLPHSLDHAVLRLKGDVGARDIITTSGLSVLDVDIGDAAHLDVDTPDDLLAAGGAMKS; from the coding sequence ATGCCGATTGAGAATGACCCGCAGCAACGCGACCTGAGCGAATTGCCGAGCACAAAGGCGTCGGTCGCGATCGTCATTCTTGCTGCCGGCAAATCAAGCCGGATGGGCAGGGGCGGGAAGCACAAGCTGCTGGCCGAGTTCGACGGCATCCCGCTCGTCCGACGGTCTGCATTGACCGCGCTCGGGTCGGACGCAGCCTCTGTAATTGTTGTGACGGGCCATCGCCGACGGGAGATCGAGGCCGCGCTCAGCGAGCTTCCGGTCACGCTCGTCGACAATCCTGACTATGCAGATGGCATGGCGAGTTCGCTCATAGCGGGCGTTTTGTCAAAGCGTGCAGACGGCGCCGACGGCATTCTCGTCATGCTGGCCGATATGCCCGGTATTTCCACCGTCCATATCAATGCCTTGATTTCCACTTTTCGCAACGCAGGCGGTGAGGCCGTCGTCCGCGCCGTCTCGGGCGGCAAGCCCGGTAATCCGGTTGTTCTGCCACACTCTCTCGATCACGCGGTCCTGCGACTTAAAGGCGATGTCGGCGCCCGTGATATCATCACGACGTCGGGTCTGTCGGTACTCGATGTCGACATTGGCGATGCAGCCCATCTCGACGTTGATACGCCGGATGATCTATTGGCGGCCGGCGGCGCAATGAAGAGCTGA
- a CDS encoding XdhC family protein, with product MDQTPATITAPIPVRVSDSDDPAELLRFAIDAHGRGAAALATLVDIRGGAARTLGSHVVVAADGRFCGYVSGGCVEAAVASEALLAMTEGRDRTVKFGDGSPFFDIVLPCGGGISVAIHVLRDVGAVQHVLDRLGRRRAAGLAYSPERQTLEVTDPRPRACWLEEDFVGVYRPGTRVVLSGQTIEAQTVARLAAVAGYDVVIRGRDEEHRAAADSIDPFTAVVLLHHDLDAEIAILKTALRSPAFYIGALGSTRTHRRRVERLAALAFGQDEIDRIKAPIGMFGPTRDATSLALSVLADIAAARLVAHA from the coding sequence ATGGATCAGACACCCGCGACCATTACGGCGCCCATTCCCGTCAGGGTTTCGGATAGCGACGATCCCGCCGAACTGCTTCGCTTCGCGATTGACGCCCATGGCCGTGGAGCGGCGGCGCTCGCCACTCTTGTCGACATACGAGGCGGGGCTGCCCGCACGCTTGGCTCGCACGTGGTTGTCGCAGCTGATGGCCGTTTTTGCGGCTATGTCTCGGGCGGATGCGTAGAAGCCGCAGTCGCTTCAGAAGCGCTTCTGGCAATGACGGAAGGACGCGACCGCACGGTCAAGTTCGGCGACGGATCGCCCTTCTTTGACATCGTCCTTCCCTGCGGCGGCGGTATCTCCGTCGCAATCCATGTTCTGAGAGATGTCGGCGCTGTGCAGCATGTTCTGGATCGGCTCGGACGGAGGCGGGCAGCCGGCCTTGCATATTCACCAGAGCGGCAGACGCTCGAAGTGACGGATCCACGGCCACGGGCCTGCTGGCTGGAGGAAGATTTCGTCGGCGTCTACCGTCCCGGCACCCGCGTCGTCCTTTCCGGCCAGACGATCGAAGCGCAGACCGTCGCACGACTGGCGGCGGTTGCTGGCTACGACGTGGTGATCCGCGGACGCGATGAGGAACACAGGGCGGCGGCCGACAGCATCGATCCCTTCACGGCCGTCGTGCTCCTGCATCACGACCTCGACGCTGAAATCGCCATTCTCAAGACCGCGCTTCGGTCGCCCGCTTTCTACATCGGCGCGCTTGGGAGCACCCGGACGCATCGTCGACGTGTCGAGCGGCTGGCGGCGCTCGCTTTCGGACAGGATGAGATCGATCGGATTAAGGCGCCCATCGGGATGTTCGGCCCGACGCGGGATGCAACGTCGCTCGCTTTGTCGGTCCTGGCGGATATAGCCGCAGCAAGACTGGTCGCCCATGCCTAA
- the paoC gene encoding aldehyde oxidoreductase molybdenum-binding subunit PaoC, with the protein MQFDRPATANPIDNLKVVGQPIHRIDGQLKTTGTAMYAYEWHDPNMRYAYGYPVGAAIAKGRIKSMDVSAAKTAPGVLAVVTTLDVGELEKGKFNTAKLFGGDEIQHYHQAIAVVVAETFEQARAAAALVKVDYSEEKGAFDLGQAKDSAVKPDETQQPDTAAGDFDSAFSSAPITLDATYTTPDQSHAMMEPHASIAAWTGDELTVWTSSQMIDWWRSDLATTLGIDKEKIHLMSPFIGGGFGGKLFLRADAVLAVVGARAAKRPVKVALPRPFLMNNTTHRPATIQRIRIGSERDGKITAIAHESWSGDQPGGQLETAVNQTRLLYAGANRMTAMRLATLHLPEGNAMRAPGEAPGLMALEIAIDEVAEKVGIDPVQFRIINDTQVDPEKPQRPFSQRNLIGCLKLGAERFGWSERGRPGSKRDGNWLVGMGVAAAFRNNLVLPSGARVKLDREGVVTVETDMTDIGTGSYTIIAQTAAEMMGVPIEKVAVQLGDSRFPVSAGSGGQFGANSSTSGVYAACVKLRGAIAKKLGFNSEDSVFENGEVRSGNRSVPLAEAVGPDGLVGEDTIKWGEITETHQQSTFGAHFVEVGVDVATGESRIRRMLAVCAAGRILNPITARSQVIGAMTMGAGGALSEELAVDTRRGFFANHDLASYEVPVHADIPHQEVIFLDETDPMSSPMKAKGVGELGLCGVAAAIANAVYNATGVRVRHYPLTLDKLIGGLPDVA; encoded by the coding sequence ATGCAGTTCGATAGACCCGCGACAGCCAACCCGATCGACAATCTGAAGGTCGTCGGTCAGCCGATCCACCGCATCGACGGCCAGCTCAAGACGACCGGCACGGCGATGTATGCCTATGAGTGGCACGACCCCAACATGCGTTATGCCTACGGCTATCCGGTCGGCGCGGCCATCGCCAAGGGTCGCATCAAATCCATGGACGTCTCCGCCGCCAAGACGGCTCCTGGCGTGCTTGCCGTCGTTACGACGCTCGACGTCGGCGAGTTGGAAAAGGGCAAGTTCAACACCGCCAAGCTTTTCGGCGGCGACGAGATTCAGCATTATCACCAGGCAATCGCGGTCGTTGTCGCCGAGACCTTCGAGCAGGCTCGCGCCGCAGCCGCTCTGGTCAAGGTCGACTATAGCGAGGAAAAGGGTGCGTTCGACCTCGGCCAGGCAAAGGATTCGGCCGTCAAGCCGGATGAAACGCAGCAGCCTGATACCGCGGCCGGCGACTTCGATTCTGCCTTCAGCTCCGCTCCCATCACTCTGGACGCGACTTACACGACGCCCGATCAGTCGCATGCGATGATGGAGCCGCACGCCTCCATCGCAGCCTGGACCGGCGATGAGCTGACTGTCTGGACCTCCAGCCAGATGATCGACTGGTGGCGTTCAGACCTTGCGACGACGCTCGGCATCGACAAGGAGAAGATCCACCTCATGTCGCCCTTCATCGGCGGTGGCTTCGGCGGTAAGCTCTTCCTGCGGGCGGATGCAGTGCTCGCCGTTGTCGGTGCGCGTGCGGCAAAGCGGCCCGTCAAGGTTGCCTTGCCCCGGCCCTTCCTCATGAACAACACCACCCACCGGCCGGCGACGATCCAGCGAATTCGCATTGGAAGCGAGCGTGACGGCAAGATAACCGCCATTGCCCACGAGAGCTGGTCCGGCGACCAACCCGGCGGCCAGCTCGAGACCGCCGTTAACCAGACCCGTCTTCTCTATGCCGGAGCGAACCGCATGACCGCGATGCGGCTGGCGACGCTTCATCTTCCAGAGGGTAATGCCATGCGCGCTCCCGGCGAGGCGCCGGGACTGATGGCGCTTGAGATCGCCATCGACGAGGTTGCCGAGAAAGTCGGTATCGATCCCGTGCAGTTTCGCATCATCAACGACACGCAGGTCGATCCGGAGAAGCCGCAGCGGCCCTTTTCTCAGCGCAATCTCATCGGCTGCCTCAAGCTCGGCGCCGAGCGGTTTGGCTGGAGTGAACGCGGAAGGCCGGGTTCCAAACGGGACGGCAACTGGCTCGTCGGCATGGGCGTTGCCGCTGCTTTCCGCAACAATCTGGTGCTTCCCTCGGGAGCGCGGGTAAAGCTCGACCGGGAAGGCGTCGTGACGGTTGAAACCGACATGACCGACATCGGCACGGGCAGCTACACGATCATCGCGCAGACAGCCGCTGAAATGATGGGAGTGCCGATCGAAAAGGTTGCCGTCCAACTCGGCGACTCGCGTTTTCCCGTTTCGGCGGGTTCCGGCGGACAGTTCGGCGCCAACTCTTCGACATCAGGTGTTTACGCGGCCTGCGTCAAGCTGCGTGGGGCCATCGCAAAGAAGCTCGGCTTCAACTCCGAAGACAGTGTCTTCGAAAACGGCGAGGTGCGCTCGGGCAATCGTTCGGTTCCTCTTGCCGAGGCCGTCGGTCCGGACGGTCTTGTCGGCGAAGACACGATCAAATGGGGCGAGATCACCGAGACGCATCAGCAGTCGACGTTCGGTGCGCACTTCGTGGAGGTTGGCGTCGACGTTGCCACTGGGGAAAGCCGCATCCGCAGGATGCTCGCGGTCTGTGCGGCAGGCCGGATCCTCAACCCGATCACTGCCCGCAGCCAGGTGATCGGCGCCATGACCATGGGGGCCGGCGGCGCGCTGTCTGAGGAGTTGGCGGTCGATACCCGCCGCGGCTTTTTCGCCAACCACGATCTCGCCAGCTACGAAGTGCCGGTGCACGCCGACATTCCACACCAGGAGGTAATCTTCCTGGATGAGACCGATCCGATGTCGTCGCCGATGAAAGCGAAGGGTGTCGGCGAGCTTGGCCTTTGCGGCGTCGCAGCAGCGATCGCCAACGCCGTCTACAATGCGACCGGGGTGAGGGTTCGGCATTATCCGCTCACACTCGACAAACTCATCGGCGGCTTGCCTGATGTGGCCTGA
- a CDS encoding FAD binding domain-containing protein codes for MRAFTYERASSVEAAAKAVASNPESKFIAGGTNLLDLMKLEIETPAHLIDINGLGLDKIEATEAGGLRIGALVRNTDLAADETVRRDYGLLSRALVAGASGQLRNKATTAGNLLQRTRCPYFYDTNQPCNKRQPGSGCSAIGGFSRQHAVVGVSESCIATHPSDMAIAMRALDAVVETVRADGSRRSIPIGDFHRLPGDTPEVETVLESGEFVTAVLLPPPIGGKHIYRKVRDRASYAFALVSIGAVIQPDGTGHVAVGGVAHKPWRIEAAEAELPKGARAAAGVLLSSARPTEQNRFKVDLVERTLGAVIAEARG; via the coding sequence ATGAGAGCCTTCACCTATGAACGTGCCTCGTCGGTCGAGGCCGCGGCTAAGGCGGTTGCCTCCAATCCTGAAAGCAAATTCATCGCCGGCGGCACCAACCTTCTCGACCTGATGAAGCTTGAAATCGAGACGCCGGCGCATCTGATCGACATCAACGGCCTCGGCCTCGACAAGATCGAAGCCACTGAGGCGGGCGGGTTGCGTATCGGCGCCTTGGTCCGCAACACGGATCTCGCAGCCGACGAAACTGTTCGCCGCGACTACGGTCTGTTGTCCCGTGCCTTGGTCGCGGGTGCGTCCGGTCAACTGCGCAACAAGGCGACGACGGCCGGCAACCTCCTTCAGCGTACGCGCTGTCCTTATTTTTATGACACGAACCAGCCATGCAACAAGCGGCAGCCGGGCAGCGGCTGTTCGGCCATCGGCGGCTTCAGCCGCCAGCATGCGGTGGTCGGGGTGAGCGAGAGCTGCATCGCGACCCATCCGAGTGACATGGCCATCGCCATGCGGGCGCTAGATGCCGTTGTCGAGACGGTAAGGGCAGATGGCAGCCGGCGATCGATTCCGATCGGCGACTTTCATCGATTGCCCGGTGATACGCCTGAAGTCGAGACCGTTCTTGAGAGCGGCGAGTTCGTCACGGCGGTGCTGCTGCCGCCCCCGATCGGCGGCAAGCACATCTATCGCAAGGTGCGAGACCGTGCCTCCTACGCCTTCGCACTCGTCTCGATCGGAGCTGTTATCCAGCCGGACGGTACAGGACATGTCGCCGTCGGTGGCGTCGCCCATAAGCCGTGGCGCATTGAGGCAGCCGAAGCCGAGCTGCCGAAAGGCGCCCGGGCGGCGGCAGGCGTCCTTCTCTCCAGCGCCCGTCCTACCGAACAGAACCGTTTCAAAGTCGATCTGGTCGAGCGCACGCTCGGCGCGGTCATTGCCGAAGCAAGGGGGTGA
- the paoA gene encoding aldehyde dehydrogenase iron-sulfur subunit PaoA — protein MEQSMPSQTRLELSRRDLLISSAATIAVTAAVTPAAAQSPGNEMAYTSKVSFTVNGEKCDLEVDNRTSLLDALREHLHLTGTKKGCDHGQCGACTVLVDGHRINACLTLAVMHEGDRITTIEGLGQPGNLHPMQAAFVKHDGFQCGYCTPGQICSSVAVLEEIKANIPSHVTSDLTAVAAVTPVEIRERMSGNICRCGAYSNIIDAISEVGGIKA, from the coding sequence GTGGAGCAGTCCATGCCAAGCCAGACACGACTGGAACTTTCCCGTCGAGATTTACTTATCTCGTCGGCCGCAACGATTGCGGTAACCGCAGCCGTCACTCCCGCGGCGGCACAGTCCCCAGGAAATGAAATGGCGTATACATCGAAAGTTTCCTTCACGGTCAACGGTGAGAAATGCGATCTCGAGGTCGACAACAGAACTTCGCTGCTCGACGCGCTGCGTGAGCATCTGCATCTGACCGGCACGAAAAAGGGATGCGACCACGGCCAATGCGGCGCATGCACGGTCTTGGTCGACGGCCACCGCATCAACGCCTGTCTGACGCTGGCGGTCATGCACGAAGGCGACCGGATCACCACGATCGAAGGTCTCGGTCAGCCTGGAAATCTTCATCCGATGCAGGCAGCCTTCGTCAAACATGACGGTTTCCAGTGCGGCTACTGCACGCCGGGGCAGATCTGTTCCTCCGTCGCGGTGCTCGAGGAGATCAAGGCGAATATACCGAGCCACGTCACCAGCGATCTTACGGCTGTGGCGGCCGTCACTCCCGTCGAGATCCGCGAGCGCATGAGCGGCAACATCTGTCGGTGTGGCGCCTACTCCAACATTATCGATGCCATTTCGGAAGTCGGGGGGATTAAAGCATGA
- a CDS encoding HAMP domain-containing methyl-accepting chemotaxis protein: MKRPSIKQALIVKLSIISLFMFCLSYISLSTISTLRANTEQIGTFWMHRLVTAREIKDNFLDLKLVYAQYLMEDTAEERKAGQQKIDTARTAVDKVVAEYEKGVRTERGRELINQIKPELDKYRGLAEQMIALQNSDKASDAARFFKEDMEPQSALVDKGVGDLVAFILSQAEGFVAASDSSATSAFMLTAAIAALAVLIAMAGIAFAVFGIANPIRSIASAMRRLSDGDLDSAIPGAGRADEVGEMAGAVEVFRQNALNVVRLEKEAAASRSESEAVRAAAQQRAEREAEQLRFATTTLGGGLRRLASGDISFQLSEQFAAEYETLRQDFNASLRQLGATIGAVLQTVHSIDNGTGEIASAAQDLSKRTEQQAASLEETAAALDEITSNVTMATQRTDEARKVALEADVSAQRSATVVSEAEQAMRRIEDSSEQISNIIGAIDEIAFQTNLLALNAGVEAARAGEAGKGFAVVAQEVRELAQRAAQAAKEIKGFIQKSSADVKNGVKLVLETGTSLKSIGEYVAQINQLMDAIATSAREQSTGLAEINTAVNHMDQATQQNAAMVEQSTAAAASLSSEAGRLRDLVNQFQLDGDKGTVGAERSGRPFEDNMPIRLVAPRRVTQR; the protein is encoded by the coding sequence ATGAAGCGCCCGAGCATCAAGCAAGCCCTGATCGTCAAGCTGTCGATCATCAGCCTTTTCATGTTTTGTCTATCCTATATCTCGCTGAGCACGATTTCTACGCTTCGTGCCAATACCGAGCAGATCGGGACCTTCTGGATGCACCGGCTTGTGACCGCGCGCGAGATTAAGGATAACTTCCTCGATCTGAAACTGGTCTACGCTCAGTATCTCATGGAGGATACGGCGGAGGAACGGAAGGCCGGACAACAGAAAATCGATACCGCGCGGACCGCGGTTGATAAAGTTGTCGCAGAATACGAAAAGGGTGTCCGCACCGAGCGCGGGCGCGAACTGATCAATCAGATCAAGCCTGAACTGGACAAGTATCGCGGGCTGGCAGAGCAGATGATTGCGCTGCAAAATAGTGACAAGGCATCCGACGCGGCTCGCTTCTTCAAAGAGGATATGGAACCGCAATCCGCGCTGGTGGATAAGGGCGTCGGTGATCTGGTTGCGTTCATTCTCAGCCAGGCCGAAGGCTTCGTCGCCGCGAGCGACAGTTCCGCGACGTCTGCTTTCATGTTGACGGCCGCAATCGCAGCGCTGGCCGTGCTCATCGCCATGGCTGGCATCGCATTTGCAGTATTCGGGATCGCCAATCCGATCCGAAGCATCGCATCGGCCATGAGGCGTTTGTCGGACGGTGACCTGGATAGCGCCATACCCGGTGCCGGCCGCGCCGACGAAGTTGGGGAAATGGCCGGTGCTGTCGAAGTCTTCCGCCAGAATGCTCTCAATGTCGTGAGGCTTGAGAAGGAAGCGGCTGCCTCCCGCAGCGAGAGCGAAGCAGTGCGCGCGGCAGCCCAGCAGCGCGCCGAACGCGAGGCGGAACAGTTGCGCTTCGCAACCACGACGTTGGGCGGAGGCCTCCGGAGGCTTGCATCCGGCGACATATCCTTTCAGCTTTCGGAGCAATTTGCAGCCGAATACGAAACCTTGCGCCAAGACTTCAACGCTTCACTCCGGCAATTGGGGGCGACGATCGGGGCAGTGCTACAGACGGTACACAGCATCGATAATGGCACGGGTGAGATTGCCTCTGCCGCGCAGGACCTCTCCAAGCGTACCGAACAGCAAGCTGCCTCTCTCGAGGAGACGGCTGCAGCATTGGACGAGATTACCTCGAATGTGACGATGGCGACCCAACGCACCGACGAGGCGCGCAAAGTGGCTCTGGAGGCCGATGTCAGCGCGCAGCGGTCGGCAACAGTCGTGTCGGAGGCGGAGCAGGCCATGCGACGGATCGAGGATAGTTCGGAGCAAATTTCGAACATCATCGGTGCAATCGATGAAATCGCTTTCCAGACGAACCTACTGGCGCTGAACGCCGGCGTCGAAGCTGCCCGTGCGGGTGAGGCCGGCAAAGGTTTTGCAGTGGTCGCACAAGAAGTCCGCGAGCTTGCACAGCGCGCCGCACAAGCAGCCAAGGAGATCAAAGGTTTTATTCAAAAATCGTCAGCCGACGTGAAAAACGGCGTGAAACTGGTTCTCGAAACCGGTACGTCGCTCAAGTCGATCGGCGAATACGTTGCGCAGATCAACCAACTGATGGACGCGATCGCCACATCGGCGCGCGAGCAGTCGACTGGACTTGCCGAGATCAATACCGCCGTCAACCATATGGACCAGGCGACCCAGCAAAATGCCGCGATGGTCGAGCAGTCGACGGCTGCTGCCGCTTCATTGTCCTCCGAGGCAGGCCGCCTGAGGGATCTTGTCAATCAATTTCAATTGGACGGCGACAAAGGTACGGTGGGCGCAGAGCGCAGCGGGCGGCCCTTCGAAGACAACATGCCGATCCGATTGGTCGCTCCGCGGCGCGTGACGCAACGATGA